Proteins found in one Geomonas subterranea genomic segment:
- a CDS encoding HAD family hydrolase encodes MSQKIKAVIYDCDGVLFDSFEANYAFYHLILERFGKPALDRADLDTMRILHTHCNRDVLEYLFAGDSRMDEVRAFSAGIDYRKLFPLMVMEQGLRETLDALKGRVELAVCTNRASSMDILLSSFGLDGYFSCVMTAGRVKNPKPHPEPLFKVLEQYGLAPEEALFVGDSDVDRRAAQGAGVPFVAYRGELDCATKIDRHQDLLLLL; translated from the coding sequence TTGAGCCAAAAGATCAAGGCGGTCATCTACGATTGCGACGGCGTATTGTTCGACTCCTTCGAGGCCAACTACGCCTTTTATCACCTGATACTGGAGCGCTTCGGCAAGCCCGCCCTCGACCGGGCGGACCTGGATACCATGCGCATCCTGCACACCCACTGCAACAGGGACGTGCTGGAATACCTTTTCGCCGGCGACAGCCGGATGGACGAGGTGCGCGCCTTTTCCGCCGGCATCGACTACCGCAAGCTCTTCCCGCTCATGGTCATGGAACAGGGGCTGCGCGAGACCCTGGACGCGTTGAAGGGGAGGGTGGAACTGGCCGTCTGCACCAACCGGGCGAGCTCCATGGATATCCTGCTCTCCTCCTTCGGGCTGGACGGTTACTTCAGCTGCGTCATGACCGCCGGCCGGGTCAAAAACCCCAAGCCGCATCCGGAGCCGCTCTTCAAGGTGCTGGAGCAGTACGGCCTCGCGCCGGAAGAGGCCCTTTTCGTCGGGGACTCGGACGTCGACCGCCGCGCCGCCCAAGGGGCCGGAGTCCCTTTCGTTGCCTACCGCGGCGAGCTCGACTGCGCCACGAAGATAGATAGACACCAGGATCTGCTGTTACTGCTTTAG
- a CDS encoding HNH endonuclease yields the protein MDYFIIEVSEEEVRREREKARELRRSQWWKNRLAKGVCHWCQGKFPPAELSMDHIVPVIRGGKSAKGNVVPCCKECNNKKKHMLPIEWQEYLEGMGRDGDTEA from the coding sequence GTGGATTACTTTATCATCGAGGTCTCCGAGGAGGAGGTCAGGCGCGAGCGTGAGAAGGCGCGCGAGCTGCGGCGCAGCCAGTGGTGGAAAAACCGCCTGGCCAAGGGTGTCTGCCACTGGTGCCAGGGGAAGTTTCCTCCCGCCGAACTCTCCATGGACCACATCGTTCCCGTGATCCGGGGCGGCAAGTCCGCCAAGGGGAACGTGGTCCCCTGCTGCAAGGAATGCAACAACAAGAAGAAGCACATGCTCCCTATCGAGTGGCAGGAATACCTCGAAGGGATGGGACGTGACGGCGACACCGAGGCCTAG